aaataaaaaacaataaaatagaacaaataTGGTCATGAAATTGCATCTAAGCAGCTTTAGAACCATTAAAGGTGACACTGTGCATTCaggttttcagatgttttgagATCAGGAGTCTGATGGACCAATTTGATTAGGAGACAACAGGAAGCAGAGCGtcatcacttcctgtctgctgctgtgtgaggaAACACACCTCATCCAGCTGTTTCTCGGTGTCTTGCATGTCCACGCCGTCCGCTCCTCCGACCCTCCCGCCCGTTTTCTCGTACATGTTCAGCGTGGCCATCCTGACCCGTGACAGCTCCAGCGTCTTCTTTGCCGCCGTTTCCTGGATGTGGTTCCACTTGCTCTCCTGTGCGAAGACAAACGAGCCTTAATCTTGATCTCAGAATGTGCTTTAGTCTCAGCCGTGATGCCGGATTACCCAGGTGTTGACTTCGAAGCGGGTTCTGTCCAGCTCGGCCTGCAGCTCGGACATCTGGTTGTTGTGCTGCATCAACAGGAATTGGCGCCGCTCCTCCAGCTCCTGCAGAGTCTTCCTCTGCTGGCTCTGCTTCTCCTGCATCTTTGTCTCCTTCTCATAGAGCCTCTGTCTGAAGTAGAGGAGCTTCTCAAAGTGATTCACCATCGCATTGGTGTCTTCAAACTggaacacacaatcacacacactgtTCACAAATTTCGGTGTCTCGGACTGTAGCTCACATATACTGGCAAGAACACAACTACGGAAAGTTTCAGGGGAAAACAACTtaattttttagtttgaaaaatgAAGCAACTCATTAAAACTCAaagtacttggacagaaagcagcattttccatggaataaatatttaaatccacAATTCATTCGATAGAAAAATCCaatttgggtggaataaaccttcaaatgtgaaaaaacttgGACATGAAGTTGtattttgaatgaaataaaactttaataCTATAAGTGCTTGGAGAGAAAGTGGCATTTTGAAAGGAATAAAGCTTTAAAACCATGAGTCATTTGTAAGAAAAGTACAATTTGGATAGAATAAACCTTCACATGtgaaaaaatggacataaagcagcattttgaatggaataaaactttaaaaccaTTAATTCTTCATTGGAAAATGTACCGTTTTGTTCATAGAATAAACCTTTAATACTACAAGTCAGAGGAATATCATTTGTGTAGAAGAAATGCTTAAAACTCTAAGTACttggacagaaaacagaattttgaatggaataaacctttaaaaccttAAGTCATTTATAAGAAAAGTACcatttgggtggaataaactttcaaatgtgaaaaaaacttGGACAAAAAGTGGAAATTTGAATGGAATAAACCTATAAAAGCATTAATTCTTCATAGGAAATGCATTGTTTGCATGGAATAAACCTTAAAAATTCTATGTACTTGGGCAGAAAGTAGaattttgaatgaaataaacctttaaaaccataGGTCATTCTTTAGAAAAGTACAATTTGGTTGGAATAAACCTTCAAATGTGAATAAATTTAAGTTTTATAATAGCAGTTcgaatgaaataaaactttaaaaccaTTAATTCTTCATTGGAAAAAGTACTGTTTGCATGGACTAAACCTTTAATACTACAAATTATTAATTAGAAAAGTGCTATTtgtgtggaacaaacctttaaaactcTGTGCACTTGGAAAGAAAGTAGAATTTTGAATGGAATAAACATTTCAACAAGATTCTTTAAGGACAGAGAAAGGATGAGAGTCACTTCTAGACTAACACATGTGACTTTAGACACATTTTTTGCTACATAAATGCAGAAAACCTCACAGTACCTGAGTAAATTTGACCGCCTTGTCCAGGAAGTCTTTGTACACTGAGTATCTGTCCACCTCACGCTGCAGTTCCTGTTTCCTCTCAGTCATCTGAGCAGCTTTCTCCTTTAGCTTCTCA
This genomic interval from Acanthochromis polyacanthus isolate Apoly-LR-REF ecotype Palm Island chromosome 2, KAUST_Apoly_ChrSc, whole genome shotgun sequence contains the following:
- the LOC110972084 gene encoding coiled-coil domain-containing protein 42 homolog, which translates into the protein MSEDQKAEHGRNSVLFELQKKKRELEEAKRKKKELQEELESFPQREAELLKKIEEVRNLRLTPRMVFKSEEVDRLVEKVEKTQREVLQKQAQVEKLKEKAAQMTERKQELQREVDRYSVYKDFLDKAVKFTQFEDTNAMVNHFEKLLYFRQRLYEKETKMQEKQSQQRKTLQELEERRQFLLMQHNNQMSELQAELDRTRFEVNTWESKWNHIQETAAKKTLELSRVRMATLNMYEKTGGRVGGADGVDMQDTEKQLDEIKMFIVKHKEILKEYQNILRKDEENKQERTRKPVREKGKEK